The following are encoded in a window of Halorarum salinum genomic DNA:
- a CDS encoding PH domain-containing protein, protein MSPPSTADPRSDEFDWLTLDPDEEVVWSGIPHVLSIVPALVVGVPLSLILVGIPIVVSAYLGRKNTEYVLTTDALYKKRGILSRDVKRIGFEKVQDTSYTQDFLGTRFGYGTVEISTAGGAGVELSFDDVPDPKRVQELVNERIRARGRGDGETKSDVLSDVLAELRAIRAAVEADDGATDTAVAEAADTFDYPDSEE, encoded by the coding sequence ATGTCGCCACCCTCCACCGCCGACCCGCGCTCGGACGAGTTCGACTGGCTCACGCTCGACCCCGACGAGGAGGTCGTCTGGAGCGGCATCCCGCACGTGCTCAGCATCGTCCCCGCGCTCGTCGTCGGCGTCCCGCTCTCGCTGATACTGGTCGGCATCCCCATCGTCGTCTCGGCGTACCTCGGCCGGAAGAACACGGAGTACGTGCTCACCACCGACGCGCTGTACAAGAAACGGGGGATCCTCTCGCGGGACGTGAAGCGCATCGGCTTCGAGAAGGTGCAGGACACCTCCTACACGCAGGACTTCCTCGGCACCCGGTTCGGCTACGGCACGGTCGAGATCTCGACGGCCGGCGGCGCGGGCGTCGAACTCAGCTTCGACGACGTCCCCGACCCGAAACGGGTGCAGGAACTCGTGAACGAGCGCATCCGTGCCCGCGGCCGCGGCGACGGCGAGACGAAGTCGGACGTGCTCTCGGACGTCCTCGCGGAACTCCGGGCGATCCGCGCCGCCGTCGAGGCCGACGACGGTGCGACCGACACGGCGGTCGCGGAGGCAGCGGACACGTTCGACTACCCCGATTCCGAGGAATGA
- a CDS encoding HpcH/HpaI aldolase family protein: MEVSFSDPYLPAGEGSPGATRVVPVDDLFSSVEAMERMSRGAAENSRAVHEGRLPETAVNEVAAAEWSRPKAFCRRFATRHRMSRENKVRERLESGGAALGARAETMSPTLIEVYGQLGYDFVWLDFEHAGASPYDSTALESLVRAAEGADVELLVRVPHGDPPLVHKVLDAGVSTLLVPRVESAAQVERAVRAARFEFDGEPGDRGWGGGRPTGWGADAKGFTDREDEQVLVGAMIESAAAVADVGEILSVPHLGFAFIGANDLSISLGHPRETDHPEVVDAIERVESACLDAGVPFGAPKHDTDAAAAALEDGYSILRVGDEVGSVREVLGDRLEALR; the protein is encoded by the coding sequence ATGGAAGTCAGCTTCTCCGACCCGTACCTCCCTGCCGGCGAGGGATCGCCGGGGGCGACGCGCGTCGTGCCGGTGGACGACCTCTTCAGCAGCGTCGAAGCGATGGAGCGGATGAGCCGCGGCGCGGCCGAGAACAGCCGGGCGGTCCACGAGGGGCGCCTTCCGGAGACGGCGGTGAACGAGGTCGCGGCCGCCGAGTGGTCGCGGCCCAAAGCGTTTTGCCGCCGGTTTGCGACTCGACATCGTATGAGCCGTGAGAACAAGGTACGGGAACGACTGGAGTCCGGCGGCGCCGCGCTCGGCGCGCGCGCCGAGACGATGTCACCGACCCTCATCGAGGTGTACGGCCAGTTGGGCTACGACTTCGTGTGGCTTGACTTCGAGCACGCGGGCGCGAGCCCCTACGACAGCACGGCCCTCGAGTCGCTCGTTCGAGCGGCCGAGGGCGCCGACGTCGAACTCCTGGTTCGCGTCCCCCACGGGGACCCGCCGCTCGTCCACAAGGTGCTCGACGCCGGCGTCTCGACGCTGCTGGTCCCGCGGGTCGAATCGGCAGCCCAGGTGGAGCGCGCCGTCAGGGCCGCCCGGTTCGAGTTCGACGGCGAACCCGGCGACCGCGGGTGGGGAGGCGGCCGGCCGACGGGGTGGGGCGCGGACGCGAAGGGCTTCACCGACCGCGAGGACGAGCAGGTGCTCGTGGGCGCGATGATCGAGAGCGCGGCGGCCGTCGCGGACGTCGGGGAGATCCTCTCGGTGCCGCACCTCGGCTTCGCGTTCATCGGCGCGAACGACCTCTCCATCTCGCTCGGCCACCCCCGGGAGACGGATCACCCCGAGGTGGTCGACGCGATCGAACGCGTCGAGTCAGCCTGTCTCGACGCCGGCGTGCCCTTCGGTGCGCCCAAGCACGACACCGACGCGGCGGCCGCCGCGCTCGAGGACGGCTACTCCATCCTCCGCGTCGGCGACGAGGTGGGGTCGGTCCGCGAGGTGCTCGGCGACCGCCTCGAGGCGCTCAGGTGA
- a CDS encoding MaoC family dehydratase, producing the protein MAGKYYEEFEVGVTIDHEKRRTVSERDNQAFCDVTMNQQPLHLDADFAADTEFGERLVNGIYTMALATGLSIPDTTDGTIVANLSYDGVQHPNPVFHGDTIYARSTVLDKRETSDGERGVVTMRVEAFKVGDGEDPLVCEFERTVLSLKREHAA; encoded by the coding sequence ATGGCCGGGAAGTACTACGAGGAGTTCGAGGTGGGCGTGACCATCGACCACGAAAAGCGCCGGACGGTGAGCGAGCGGGACAACCAGGCGTTCTGCGACGTGACGATGAACCAGCAGCCGCTCCACCTCGACGCCGACTTCGCGGCGGACACGGAGTTCGGCGAGCGACTCGTCAACGGCATCTACACGATGGCGCTCGCGACCGGGCTGTCCATCCCGGACACCACCGACGGCACCATCGTCGCCAACCTCTCGTACGACGGGGTCCAGCACCCGAATCCGGTGTTCCACGGGGACACGATATACGCTCGCTCGACGGTGCTCGACAAGCGGGAGACCAGCGACGGGGAACGTGGGGTCGTCACGATGCGCGTCGAGGCGTTCAAGGTGGGCGACGGGGAGGACCCGCTCGTCTGCGAGTTCGAGCGAACCGTCCTGAGCCTGAAGCGCGAGCACGCGGCGTGA
- a CDS encoding IclR family transcriptional regulator, producing the protein MEPNTANTIGALGTSLRILEALKEIGGAGVTELAGELGLPKSTVYSHLRTLREHEYVINHDETYCIGLKFLDFGEHTRDRMDIYEVAKPEVQALAEETGELANLLVEEHGEGVYLFRAKGDRAVNLDTHAGMRVNLHCTSLGKAILAYLPDERVDEILDRWGLPARTANTITTRDELEAELATIHERGYAKDNGERLAGLRCVGAPITDADDRAIGAVSVAGPTSRMKGEAFESEIAERLRSAANVIELNLTYS; encoded by the coding sequence ATGGAACCGAACACCGCGAACACGATCGGGGCGCTCGGAACGTCGCTTCGAATCCTCGAGGCGCTGAAGGAGATAGGTGGCGCCGGAGTGACCGAGCTGGCGGGCGAACTCGGCCTCCCGAAGAGCACCGTCTACAGCCACCTCCGAACGCTACGCGAGCACGAGTACGTCATCAACCACGACGAGACGTACTGTATCGGGTTGAAGTTCCTCGACTTCGGCGAGCACACTCGCGACCGGATGGACATCTACGAGGTAGCCAAGCCCGAGGTGCAAGCGTTGGCCGAGGAGACGGGGGAGCTGGCGAACCTGCTCGTCGAGGAACACGGCGAGGGCGTCTACCTCTTCCGCGCGAAGGGCGATCGGGCGGTCAACCTCGACACCCACGCGGGGATGCGCGTGAACCTTCACTGCACGTCGCTCGGGAAGGCGATCCTCGCGTACCTCCCCGACGAACGCGTCGACGAGATACTCGACCGGTGGGGTCTCCCTGCGCGGACGGCAAACACGATCACCACGCGCGATGAACTCGAAGCCGAGCTAGCCACGATCCATGAGCGCGGGTACGCGAAGGACAACGGCGAACGGCTCGCCGGCCTCCGCTGCGTCGGGGCGCCCATCACCGACGCCGACGACCGCGCCATCGGCGCCGTGAGCGTCGCCGGTCCGACCAGTCGTATGAAGGGGGAGGCGTTCGAATCGGAGATCGCCGAACGCCTCCGGAGCGCCGCGAACGTCATCGAACTCAACCTGACGTACTCGTGA
- a CDS encoding four-carbon acid sugar kinase family protein — protein sequence MIAGVVADDPTGATDTGHELAARGLRTLASASGTATGEAPGPVDVHVVDADSRYVDPEEATTAVARVIDGRDHPFVYKKTDSTLG from the coding sequence GTGATCGCTGGCGTCGTCGCCGACGACCCGACCGGGGCGACCGATACGGGCCACGAGTTAGCCGCACGCGGCCTCCGGACCCTCGCCTCCGCGTCCGGCACCGCGACGGGCGAGGCCCCGGGACCCGTGGACGTCCACGTCGTCGACGCTGACTCCCGGTACGTCGACCCGGAGGAGGCCACGACCGCGGTCGCTCGTGTGATCGACGGGCGCGACCACCCGTTCGTCTACAAGAAGACGGACTCGACGCTCGGGTGA
- a CDS encoding dihydrodipicolinate synthase family protein, whose protein sequence is MTDVHGVVPPIVTPFDEAGEIDADALREEIRYHLDSGVNGVSVAGSTGEGNALSVDEHELVYGVAVDEVDGSVPVVAGVIATSAREAAAKAERARDVGADAVMATPPHYERPTDDGLVDYFAAVGDAGGLPILIYDVIEKVDVTADLAARIADEVPELYGIKQSGGDMHGLAHMLNTVGDELTVLTALDDLLFPSYVLGAEGTIGGVTSVYPRVSVDLWEAVRNGEIDRARAIHEATLPLARAAVWDRDGNYPGGVKAAIELLGRNPGHPRNPIVDSSGADRERIADAVAAMRDRGVYENPANG, encoded by the coding sequence ATGACGGACGTCCACGGAGTCGTTCCACCGATCGTAACACCCTTCGACGAGGCGGGCGAGATCGACGCCGACGCGCTGCGGGAGGAGATTCGGTACCACCTCGATTCGGGCGTCAACGGCGTCTCCGTCGCCGGCAGCACCGGCGAGGGAAACGCCCTCTCGGTCGACGAACACGAACTAGTGTACGGCGTCGCCGTCGACGAGGTGGACGGGTCGGTACCCGTCGTCGCGGGCGTCATCGCCACCAGCGCCCGTGAAGCGGCCGCGAAGGCCGAACGTGCCCGCGACGTGGGCGCGGACGCCGTCATGGCGACGCCGCCGCACTACGAGCGGCCGACCGACGACGGCCTCGTCGACTACTTCGCCGCCGTCGGCGACGCCGGCGGCCTGCCCATCCTCATCTACGACGTCATCGAGAAAGTGGACGTGACGGCCGACCTGGCCGCCCGGATCGCCGACGAGGTGCCCGAACTGTACGGCATCAAACAGAGCGGGGGCGACATGCACGGCCTCGCGCACATGCTCAACACCGTCGGCGACGAGTTGACCGTCCTGACCGCGCTCGACGACCTGCTCTTCCCGTCGTACGTCCTCGGCGCGGAGGGGACCATCGGTGGCGTCACGTCCGTCTACCCCCGCGTGAGCGTCGACCTCTGGGAGGCCGTCCGGAACGGCGAAATCGACCGGGCGCGCGCCATCCACGAGGCCACGCTCCCGCTCGCGCGGGCGGCGGTGTGGGACCGCGACGGCAACTACCCCGGCGGCGTCAAGGCGGCCATCGAACTGCTCGGCCGGAACCCGGGCCACCCGCGGAACCCCATCGTCGACTCGTCGGGGGCGGACCGCGAGCGCATCGCCGACGCCGTCGCGGCCATGCGCGACCGCGGCGTCTACGAGAACCCGGCGAACGGATAG
- a CDS encoding fumarylacetoacetate hydrolase family protein, which translates to MRYYALARPERRVLVARDGDDIFDLPSANPDVEGYFDLVRAARITNQSVERVARGLLDEAEEVAPEELTGRLGRPAVPEEVWAAGVTYRISEKAREAESGMPDVYVDVYERERPELFFKATGSRTVGPGDAVGVREDSAWNVPEPELGIVLHRGDIVGYTIGNDVSSRSIEGTNPLYLPQAKVYERCCSIGPCITPPGTVGDPHDLGMAMTIERDGEVVYDEATSTSEMVVTCEELVSYYTRHNVVPETAVLLTGTALVPDEDFTLRRGDEVRIEIEGIGVLENSVTVV; encoded by the coding sequence ATGCGCTATTACGCCCTCGCGCGCCCCGAGCGGCGGGTTCTGGTCGCACGCGACGGTGACGATATCTTCGATCTGCCGAGCGCCAACCCCGACGTCGAGGGGTACTTCGACCTCGTCCGGGCCGCGAGGATAACGAATCAGTCCGTGGAGCGCGTCGCGCGCGGACTGCTCGACGAAGCGGAAGAAGTCGCACCCGAGGAACTGACGGGGCGACTCGGCCGGCCTGCGGTGCCCGAGGAGGTGTGGGCCGCCGGCGTAACCTACCGGATTAGCGAGAAAGCGAGGGAAGCCGAGAGCGGGATGCCCGACGTCTACGTCGACGTGTACGAGCGGGAGCGTCCCGAGTTGTTCTTCAAGGCCACCGGGAGCCGGACCGTCGGCCCAGGCGACGCCGTCGGCGTCCGCGAGGACTCCGCCTGGAACGTGCCCGAACCCGAACTCGGGATCGTCCTCCATCGGGGCGACATCGTCGGGTACACCATCGGGAACGACGTCAGCAGCCGCTCCATCGAAGGTACCAATCCCCTGTACCTCCCGCAGGCGAAGGTGTACGAGCGCTGTTGCTCCATCGGTCCCTGTATAACGCCTCCCGGCACCGTCGGCGATCCGCACGACCTCGGGATGGCGATGACGATCGAACGCGACGGCGAGGTCGTGTACGACGAGGCCACGTCAACGTCCGAGATGGTCGTAACGTGCGAGGAACTCGTCTCGTACTACACGCGTCACAACGTCGTCCCCGAAACGGCGGTTCTGCTGACCGGAACAGCCCTCGTTCCAGACGAGGATTTCACGCTTCGGAGGGGTGACGAGGTCCGCATCGAGATCGAGGGCATCGGCGTCCTGGAGAACTCTGTCACCGTCGTTTAG
- a CDS encoding PH domain-containing protein, with protein sequence MTDADVPRSLPLADDEPVVWSGRPRLSAAGPAVLVGLLVATVGVAWWVVPADGMALPLPVAVAAILLGVAIPAVALVSLVNVRYAVTDRAAYVKRGVLGRRVSRARLAMVENTAYRQSVTGSLFGYGVVELETAGTSFAFRRVDDPGAVRAVVDERTGGTGDEEGGIPGSLAEWRAVREEVRALRSAFEG encoded by the coding sequence ATGACCGACGCCGACGTTCCCCGGTCGCTGCCGCTCGCCGACGACGAACCGGTCGTCTGGAGCGGTCGGCCGCGGCTCTCCGCGGCCGGTCCTGCCGTGCTCGTCGGCCTCCTCGTCGCGACCGTGGGGGTGGCCTGGTGGGTCGTCCCCGCGGACGGGATGGCGCTGCCGCTCCCGGTGGCGGTCGCGGCGATCCTGCTCGGCGTCGCCATCCCGGCGGTCGCGCTGGTTTCGCTCGTGAACGTCCGCTACGCGGTGACCGACCGCGCCGCGTACGTCAAGCGCGGCGTACTCGGTCGGCGCGTCTCCCGGGCCAGGCTGGCGATGGTGGAGAACACCGCGTACAGGCAGTCCGTGACCGGGTCGCTGTTCGGCTACGGGGTTGTCGAACTGGAGACGGCGGGGACCTCGTTCGCCTTCCGGCGGGTCGACGACCCGGGGGCGGTTCGCGCCGTGGTGGACGAACGGACCGGCGGAACGGGCGACGAGGAGGGGGGGATTCCGGGTAGCCTCGCGGAGTGGCGGGCGGTTCGCGAGGAGGTCCGGGCGCTCAGGAGTGCGTTCGAGGGGTGA
- a CDS encoding SDR family oxidoreductase, whose protein sequence is MTRDDTPLDGKTALVTGASSGIGRAAAGLLARDGADVALAARREERLRELADEIEAEHGRRVLAVPTDVTDETQVREMVERTADELGGVDLVVANAGINRQGSVEDISTERYRSLMDVNVDGTFFTAQAAIPALRETAGVLIFVASFAGHYPRPDQPIYAASKWWTRGFALSLAGYLGRDDVGVTVVSPSEVDTEIGIHDGRPAHERFADIDSATPEEFAECIAFAARQEAPNAVAELGFYRRNKFSNWTRNADG, encoded by the coding sequence ATGACACGTGATGACACACCTCTCGACGGGAAGACGGCGCTCGTGACCGGCGCGAGTTCCGGGATCGGGCGCGCCGCCGCCGGACTGCTTGCCCGCGACGGGGCCGACGTGGCTCTCGCCGCGCGGCGCGAGGAGCGACTCCGCGAACTCGCCGACGAGATCGAGGCGGAGCACGGCCGACGGGTGCTCGCCGTTCCGACGGACGTGACGGACGAGACGCAGGTGCGGGAGATGGTCGAGCGCACGGCCGACGAACTCGGGGGAGTCGACCTCGTCGTCGCCAACGCCGGCATCAACCGGCAGGGGAGCGTCGAGGACATCTCGACCGAGCGGTACCGCTCGCTGATGGACGTCAACGTCGACGGCACCTTCTTCACCGCGCAGGCGGCGATCCCCGCGCTCCGGGAGACGGCGGGCGTCCTGATATTCGTCGCGAGTTTCGCGGGGCACTACCCCCGTCCAGACCAGCCGATCTACGCCGCCTCCAAGTGGTGGACCCGCGGGTTCGCGCTGTCGCTGGCGGGCTATCTCGGCCGCGACGACGTGGGCGTCACCGTCGTCAGCCCGAGCGAGGTCGACACGGAAATCGGCATCCACGACGGCCGGCCCGCCCATGAACGCTTCGCCGACATCGACTCGGCGACGCCGGAGGAGTTCGCGGAGTGCATCGCCTTCGCCGCGCGGCAGGAGGCGCCGAACGCCGTCGCCGAACTCGGGTTCTACCGCCGGAACAAGTTCAGCAACTGGACCCGGAACGCGGACGGATAG
- a CDS encoding SDR family NAD(P)-dependent oxidoreductase, producing MGRASYDYEDETVLVTGGSSGIGREIATRFADSGAAVVVADVREEPRDRGETTPTREVVRERGGDAAFVATDVSDPEQVEAAVEAAREFGGVDVMVNNAGVHVEESIRSVDPETFDRVHAVNVRGTFFGCQAAANDMIDRGAGGVVLNMASISSTGAKPRQVAYESTKGAVRMITLSAAVELAEHDVRVNAIAPGRIATEFGLLDAEETERSGGEGIKPIPAGRAGRPEDVAGAALYLACEDADYVTGELLYVDGGYSAI from the coding sequence ATGGGACGTGCAAGCTACGACTACGAGGACGAGACGGTGCTCGTCACTGGCGGGAGTTCGGGCATCGGCCGCGAGATAGCCACCAGGTTCGCCGATTCCGGAGCGGCGGTCGTCGTCGCCGACGTCCGCGAGGAGCCGCGGGACCGGGGGGAGACGACGCCGACCCGCGAGGTCGTCCGGGAACGGGGCGGCGACGCGGCGTTCGTCGCGACGGACGTCAGCGACCCCGAGCAGGTCGAGGCGGCCGTCGAAGCCGCCCGCGAGTTCGGCGGCGTCGACGTGATGGTCAACAACGCGGGCGTCCACGTCGAGGAGTCGATCCGGTCGGTCGACCCCGAGACGTTCGATCGCGTCCACGCCGTCAACGTCAGGGGGACGTTCTTCGGCTGTCAGGCAGCCGCGAACGACATGATAGACCGCGGCGCGGGCGGGGTCGTCCTCAACATGGCCTCCATCAGTTCGACGGGGGCCAAGCCCCGGCAGGTCGCCTACGAATCGACGAAGGGCGCAGTGCGGATGATCACGCTGAGCGCCGCCGTCGAACTCGCCGAACACGACGTCCGGGTCAACGCGATCGCTCCGGGGCGGATCGCCACGGAGTTCGGCCTCCTCGACGCCGAGGAGACCGAAAGGAGCGGGGGGGAGGGTATCAAGCCGATCCCGGCCGGCCGGGCGGGCCGCCCCGAGGACGTCGCGGGGGCGGCGCTCTATCTGGCGTGTGAGGACGCCGACTACGTCACCGGCGAACTGCTGTACGTCGACGGCGGCTACAGCGCCATCTAG
- a CDS encoding enolase C-terminal domain-like protein, with translation MAPTITRIETTEFAYPLENVTRNPHGFDFVYEPGRTRERITYGIRIHTDEGVTGEYVGGNPPGFAQVNMIADYLVGRNPLRREKHWSELKRALRKYDRMGIGPVDIALWDLAGKHYDAPIHELLGTYRERFPAYVSTYFGSEAGGLDSPEAYADFAEGCLDRGFRAFKIHPIGGLDDRDVDREVAAVHAVGERVGDEMDLMLDPVGEYHTFADALTVGRACDEQGFLWYEDPLRGATRSRHASRKLRQQLETPLLMTELVRGLEPHTDFLATEATDFARADPEWDAGITGAVKRARAAEGFGLDVEHHLAGPVQRHLLAATRNTNYYELGLVGPDFGVPHVEPPVYVDGYTDAMDAVDDGHVSVQDGPGLGVTYDWEYVEEHALGGRVFD, from the coding sequence ATGGCACCGACGATCACGCGCATCGAGACGACGGAGTTCGCCTACCCGTTGGAGAACGTCACGAGAAATCCCCACGGGTTCGACTTCGTCTACGAACCCGGACGGACACGCGAGCGGATCACGTACGGGATCAGGATCCACACCGACGAGGGGGTGACGGGCGAGTACGTCGGCGGGAACCCGCCAGGCTTCGCGCAGGTGAACATGATCGCCGATTACCTCGTGGGCAGGAACCCGCTCCGCCGGGAGAAACACTGGAGCGAGCTGAAGCGCGCGCTCCGCAAGTACGACCGGATGGGCATCGGCCCGGTCGACATCGCCCTCTGGGACCTCGCGGGGAAGCACTACGACGCTCCCATCCACGAGTTACTGGGTACCTACCGCGAGCGGTTCCCGGCCTACGTCTCCACGTACTTCGGGAGCGAGGCGGGCGGCCTCGACTCGCCGGAGGCGTACGCCGACTTCGCCGAGGGCTGTCTCGATCGGGGATTCCGGGCGTTCAAGATCCACCCCATCGGCGGACTCGACGACCGGGACGTCGACCGCGAGGTCGCGGCGGTCCACGCCGTCGGCGAGCGGGTCGGCGACGAGATGGACCTGATGCTGGACCCCGTCGGCGAGTACCATACGTTCGCCGACGCGCTGACGGTGGGGAGGGCCTGCGACGAACAGGGGTTCCTCTGGTACGAGGACCCGCTCCGGGGGGCCACCCGTTCACGGCACGCAAGCCGAAAGCTCCGCCAGCAACTGGAGACGCCGCTCCTGATGACCGAACTGGTCCGGGGGCTGGAACCGCACACGGACTTCCTGGCGACCGAGGCGACGGACTTCGCGCGGGCCGACCCCGAGTGGGACGCCGGCATCACGGGGGCGGTAAAGCGCGCTCGCGCCGCCGAGGGCTTCGGCCTCGACGTGGAGCATCACCTCGCCGGGCCCGTCCAGCGACACCTGCTGGCGGCGACGCGCAACACCAACTACTACGAACTCGGCCTCGTCGGCCCGGACTTCGGTGTGCCACACGTCGAGCCACCCGTCTACGTCGACGGCTACACGGACGCGATGGACGCCGTCGACGACGGGCACGTGTCGGTCCAGGACGGGCCGGGCCTCGGCGTCACCTACGACTGGGAGTACGTCGAGGAACACGCGCTCGGCGGGCGCGTCTTCGACTAG
- a CDS encoding mandelate racemase/muconate lactonizing enzyme family protein, protein MEITDVRVDALRVPLETELGDARASVTERYWVVVELDTDAGLTGTGWMSTWRVPDLLARYTREFSDLLVGADPFATTTLSEAMRGRTLYYPGELGFSAHPRSAVDVACWDLKARTAGVPLYRLLGGTDREVPAYCSRLDAGEDAGTLVERHTAQGDRGFEAFKTKVGGRSLAADLERVDALRAALGDDVDLLVDANQAWTVAEARRAVAALAERDVGWVEEPVSAFDVDAYRRVAAGASVPIATGEMFYRPERLRHLLGAGAVDVAQPDLVRGGGVTGLLNAAHLAESQRVPFAPHVHYAVSAHLVSAAPNGLYAEYIPEYDASPLLAAGPTVRDGHVVLPEEPGHGCRLDPDARERNRLDG, encoded by the coding sequence ATGGAGATCACCGACGTCCGGGTCGACGCGCTCCGCGTGCCGCTGGAGACGGAACTCGGCGACGCGCGGGCGTCGGTCACGGAGCGCTACTGGGTCGTCGTCGAACTCGACACCGACGCGGGGTTGACGGGCACCGGGTGGATGAGCACGTGGCGCGTGCCCGACCTGCTCGCGCGCTACACCAGGGAGTTCTCGGACCTGCTGGTCGGCGCCGACCCCTTCGCCACGACGACCCTCAGCGAGGCGATGCGCGGGCGGACGCTCTACTACCCGGGCGAACTCGGGTTCTCCGCACACCCCCGTTCGGCCGTCGACGTGGCCTGCTGGGACCTCAAAGCCCGGACGGCGGGAGTGCCGCTCTACCGCCTCCTCGGCGGCACGGACCGCGAGGTGCCGGCCTACTGCTCGCGCCTCGACGCGGGCGAGGACGCGGGGACCCTCGTCGAACGGCACACAGCACAGGGCGACCGCGGGTTCGAGGCCTTCAAGACGAAGGTCGGCGGGCGGTCGCTGGCGGCCGACCTCGAGCGGGTCGACGCCCTGCGGGCGGCGCTCGGGGACGACGTCGACCTGCTCGTCGACGCCAACCAGGCCTGGACCGTCGCGGAGGCACGGCGGGCGGTCGCGGCCCTCGCCGAACGGGACGTCGGCTGGGTCGAGGAACCCGTCTCGGCGTTCGACGTCGACGCCTACCGCCGGGTCGCGGCGGGGGCGAGCGTCCCCATCGCGACGGGCGAGATGTTCTACCGCCCGGAGCGGCTGCGCCACCTGCTCGGCGCGGGTGCCGTCGACGTCGCACAACCCGACCTCGTCCGCGGCGGCGGGGTCACGGGACTCCTAAACGCGGCCCACCTGGCCGAGAGCCAGCGCGTCCCGTTCGCGCCGCACGTCCACTACGCCGTCAGCGCGCACCTCGTCAGCGCCGCGCCCAACGGCCTGTACGCGGAGTACATCCCGGAGTACGACGCCTCGCCACTCCTGGCCGCGGGGCCGACCGTCCGCGACGGCCACGTCGTCCTCCCCGAGGAACCCGGTCACGGCTGTCGGCTCGACCCGGACGCCCGCGAGCGGAACCGACTCGACGGCTGA